From one Luteolibacter sp. SL250 genomic stretch:
- a CDS encoding GNAT family N-acetyltransferase produces MDDLPEPPARLTHAEVEIIFSHRTPDNAPEGFVAGYHFVIRDARGREAGHINLRIGSTPHVTFVAGHVGYEILPGRRGHRYAEKACRALAPWAATFPIGLIITTDPDNHASIRTIGNLGARFIDEVDVPPDDPHFLRGSLRKRRYLWLPESTQSA; encoded by the coding sequence ATGGATGACCTCCCGGAACCACCCGCACGGCTCACCCATGCGGAGGTGGAGATCATCTTCTCCCACAGGACCCCGGACAATGCGCCGGAGGGCTTCGTCGCCGGCTACCACTTCGTCATCCGCGACGCACGCGGTCGTGAGGCCGGGCACATCAACCTCCGCATCGGCAGCACGCCCCATGTCACCTTCGTCGCCGGCCATGTCGGCTACGAAATCCTGCCGGGGCGACGCGGCCACCGCTACGCGGAAAAGGCCTGCCGCGCGCTCGCCCCGTGGGCCGCCACCTTTCCCATCGGCCTCATCATCACCACGGACCCGGACAACCACGCCAGCATCCGCACCATCGGGAACCTCGGCGCACGTTTCATCGACGAGGTGGACGTCCCGCCCGACGACCCCCATTTCCTCCGCGGCAGTCTCCGCAAGCGGCGCTATCTCTGGCTGCCGGAGTCCACGCAATCCGCGTGA
- the alr gene encoding alanine racemase: protein MNEVLPISPPRAWAEIDLAAMKRNLAVARKASGCALMAVVKAGAYGHGLEDVAKALSTEDIVFFGVANVGEARRIREAGVDTRIYLLGATWSEERPEIVARDWTPCISSLTEAAQFDALAAAAGKVLKVHLAVDTGMGRGGFVADHLPEVMRELAALPNLEIEGLGSHLPSADEDEEFTRRQFDHYRAVISELGGPDTFKWRHLSNSAGLLGYDGTVCNLARPGLMLYGVSPLPGHQEKLSTVMSLKSRVTLVRTLPAGHGVSYGRQFVTTRPTKVATVGVGYGDGYPRHISGKGGEVWIRGRRFPILGRVTMDQTMVDVTDADDDVREGDEVEMFGPNLPVAEVAEKAGVIVWEVFTGITPRVKRCYKE, encoded by the coding sequence GTGAACGAAGTCTTACCGATCTCCCCGCCGAGGGCGTGGGCGGAAATTGACCTGGCGGCGATGAAACGGAACCTGGCCGTGGCACGGAAGGCGAGCGGCTGTGCGCTGATGGCGGTGGTGAAGGCCGGGGCCTATGGGCATGGCCTGGAGGATGTGGCTAAGGCGCTTTCAACGGAAGACATCGTCTTTTTCGGTGTGGCGAATGTGGGGGAAGCCCGGCGCATCCGGGAGGCGGGGGTGGACACGCGCATCTACCTCCTCGGTGCGACCTGGAGCGAGGAACGCCCGGAGATCGTGGCGCGGGACTGGACGCCCTGTATTTCTTCCCTGACGGAGGCTGCTCAGTTCGACGCGCTGGCCGCCGCCGCGGGAAAGGTGCTGAAAGTGCATCTGGCCGTGGACACCGGCATGGGGCGCGGCGGCTTCGTCGCGGATCACCTGCCGGAGGTGATGAGGGAACTGGCAGCCCTGCCCAACCTGGAGATCGAGGGACTGGGCTCCCACCTCCCCTCGGCGGATGAGGACGAGGAATTCACCCGGCGGCAGTTCGACCACTACCGTGCGGTCATTTCGGAGCTGGGTGGGCCGGATACCTTCAAGTGGCGGCACCTTTCCAACAGCGCCGGCCTGCTGGGCTATGACGGCACCGTGTGCAATCTCGCCAGGCCGGGCCTCATGCTCTATGGCGTCTCACCGCTGCCCGGGCATCAGGAAAAACTTTCCACCGTCATGTCTCTGAAGTCCCGTGTGACCTTGGTCCGGACCCTGCCCGCCGGGCACGGTGTGTCCTACGGCCGCCAGTTCGTCACCACCCGGCCGACGAAGGTGGCCACCGTGGGCGTGGGCTACGGGGACGGCTACCCCCGCCACATTTCAGGAAAGGGTGGGGAGGTCTGGATCCGTGGCCGCAGGTTCCCCATCCTGGGCCGGGTGACCATGGACCAGACGATGGTGGATGTGACGGATGCGGATGATGATGTCCGCGAAGGGGATGAGGTGGAGATGTTCGGCCCGAACCTGCCCGTGGCCGAGGTCGCGGAAAAGGCGGGCGTGATCGTGTGGGAAGTCTTCACCGGCATCACGCCACGGGTGAAAAGGTGCTATAAGGAGTGA
- a CDS encoding RNA-binding protein — MDIYVGNLPYTATEEDVTGLFAAYGPVDRVKIITDRETGRSKGFAFVTLGDQSQLNASIEALNGYEFQGRALRVNASEPKESKPGGFRSGGGGGYGGGGGGGYGGERRGGGGGGYKGGGGGYGGDRRGGGGGYKGGGGGYGGDRRGGGGYKGGGDSWD; from the coding sequence ATGGACATCTACGTGGGCAACCTGCCCTACACCGCTACCGAAGAAGACGTCACTGGTCTCTTTGCCGCTTACGGCCCTGTTGATCGGGTCAAAATCATCACCGACCGTGAGACCGGCAGATCCAAGGGATTCGCCTTCGTCACCCTCGGCGACCAAAGCCAGTTGAACGCTTCCATCGAGGCGCTTAATGGATACGAATTCCAAGGCCGCGCGCTCCGCGTGAACGCCTCGGAACCGAAGGAGTCCAAGCCAGGCGGCTTCCGCAGCGGCGGTGGCGGCGGCTATGGTGGCGGCGGCGGCGGCGGTTACGGCGGTGAACGCCGTGGCGGTGGCGGCGGCGGCTACAAAGGTGGCGGCGGCGGTTACGGCGGAGATCGCCGTGGCGGTGGCGGCGGCTACAAAGGTGGCGGCGGCGGTTACGGCGGAGATCGCCGTGGCGGTGGCGGCTACAAAGGCGGCGGCGACAGCTGGGATTGA